A window of the Bacteroides thetaiotaomicron VPI-5482 genome harbors these coding sequences:
- a CDS encoding bifunctional UDP-3-O-[3-hydroxymyristoyl] N-acetylglucosamine deacetylase/3-hydroxyacyl-ACP dehydratase — protein sequence MLKQKTLKDSFSLSGKGLHTGLDLTVTFNPAPDNHGYKIQRIDLEGQPTIDAVADNVTETTRGTVLSKNGVKVSTVEHGMAALYALGIDNCLIQVNGPEFPILDGSAQYYVQEIERVGTEEQSAVKDFYIIKSKIEFRDESTGSSIIVLPDENFSLNVLVSYDSTIIPNQFATLEDMHNFKDEVAASRTFVFVREIEPLLSAGLIKGGDLDNAIVIYERKMSQESYDKLADVMGVPHMDADQLGYINHKPLVWPNECARHKLLDVIGDLALIGKPIKGRIIATRPGHTINNKFARQMRKEIRLHEIQAPTYDCNREPVMDVNRIRELLPHRYPFQLVDKVIEMGASYIVGIKNITANEPFFQGHFPQEPVMPGVLQIEAMAQVGGLLVLNSVDEPERYSTYFMKIDGVKFRQKVVPGDTLLFRVELLAPIRRGISTMKGYAFVGEKVVCEAEFMAQIVKNK from the coding sequence ATGCTGAAACAAAAAACGCTGAAAGATAGCTTTTCACTGAGCGGGAAAGGTCTTCACACTGGACTTGATCTCACTGTAACTTTTAATCCTGCCCCGGACAATCATGGATATAAAATCCAGCGTATTGACCTGGAAGGACAACCAACTATCGATGCAGTAGCCGACAATGTGACGGAAACAACCCGTGGCACAGTATTGTCAAAGAATGGAGTCAAAGTAAGTACCGTAGAGCATGGTATGGCAGCCCTTTATGCATTGGGCATTGATAACTGCCTTATCCAGGTTAATGGTCCGGAATTTCCGATTTTGGACGGTAGTGCACAATATTATGTACAAGAAATAGAACGTGTAGGAACAGAAGAACAAAGTGCTGTCAAGGATTTTTATATCATCAAATCTAAAATTGAATTCCGGGACGAATCAACCGGCTCTTCTATCATCGTGCTACCGGACGAGAATTTTAGTCTGAATGTACTCGTTTCCTACGATTCAACCATTATCCCGAATCAGTTTGCAACACTTGAGGATATGCACAATTTCAAAGACGAAGTGGCTGCCAGCCGTACTTTCGTCTTTGTTCGTGAAATAGAGCCGCTTCTCTCCGCCGGCCTCATTAAAGGTGGTGACCTCGACAACGCAATCGTTATTTACGAACGCAAAATGTCACAGGAAAGCTATGACAAACTGGCTGATGTAATGGGTGTTCCTCACATGGATGCGGATCAGTTGGGGTACATCAATCACAAACCACTGGTTTGGCCGAACGAGTGTGCCCGTCACAAACTGCTGGATGTTATCGGTGATCTTGCATTGATTGGTAAACCGATTAAAGGTCGCATCATTGCTACCCGCCCCGGTCACACCATCAACAATAAGTTTGCGCGTCAGATGCGGAAGGAAATTCGCCTGCATGAAATACAGGCACCGACATACGACTGTAACCGCGAACCGGTGATGGACGTAAATCGTATCCGTGAGCTATTACCCCACCGTTATCCTTTCCAATTGGTAGACAAGGTAATTGAGATGGGTGCCAGCTATATCGTAGGTATCAAAAATATCACAGCAAACGAACCTTTCTTCCAGGGACATTTCCCACAGGAACCAGTGATGCCGGGCGTACTTCAAATAGAAGCAATGGCTCAGGTAGGCGGTTTGCTCGTTCTTAATTCTGTTGACGAACCGGAACGTTATTCTACCTATTTCATGAAGATAGATGGCGTAAAGTTCCGCCAGAAAGTAGTACCGGGAGATACACTGCTTTTCCGTGTAGAATTATTAGCCCCGATCCGTCGTGGCATCTCCACAATGAAAGGTTATGCATTCGTTGGCGAAAAAGTCGTTTGCGAAGCAGAATTCATGGCACAAATAGTAAAAAATAAATAA
- the lpxD gene encoding UDP-3-O-(3-hydroxymyristoyl)glucosamine N-acyltransferase codes for MEFSAKQIAAFIQGEIIGDENATVHTFAKIEEGMPGAISFLSNPKYTPYIYETQSSIVLVNKDFVPEHEIRATLIKVDNAYESLAKLLNLYEMSKPKKQGIDSLAYIAPSAKIGENVYIGAFAYIGENAVIGDNTQIYPHTFVGDGVKIGNGCLLYSNVNVYHDCRIGNECILHSGAVIGADGFGFAPTPNGYDKIPQIGIVILEDKVDIGANTCVDRATMGATIIHSGAKIDNLVQIAHNDEIGSHTVMAAQVGIAGSAKIGEWCMFGGQVGIAGHITIGDRVNLGAQSGIPSSIKADSVLIGTPPMEPKAYFKAAVVTKNLPDMQKEIRNLRKEVEELKQLLNK; via the coding sequence ATGGAGTTCTCGGCTAAGCAAATTGCAGCATTTATCCAAGGGGAAATCATTGGAGATGAAAACGCAACGGTACACACATTCGCTAAAATAGAAGAGGGAATGCCCGGAGCTATTTCTTTCCTGTCGAACCCTAAATATACGCCTTATATCTACGAGACACAATCAAGCATTGTATTAGTTAATAAAGATTTTGTCCCTGAACATGAGATTCGGGCTACTCTGATCAAAGTAGACAATGCTTATGAAAGCCTGGCGAAGCTGCTTAACCTCTATGAAATGAGTAAACCAAAGAAGCAAGGTATCGATTCACTGGCTTATATTGCCCCCAGCGCCAAAATTGGCGAGAACGTATACATCGGTGCCTTTGCCTATATCGGCGAAAACGCCGTTATCGGAGATAATACTCAAATTTACCCGCATACTTTCGTTGGAGACGGTGTGAAGATAGGCAATGGTTGTCTTCTTTACTCAAATGTAAATGTTTATCATGACTGCCGTATCGGTAATGAATGTATCCTTCACTCAGGTGCAGTGATCGGAGCCGATGGATTCGGTTTCGCTCCCACCCCGAACGGATACGATAAGATTCCACAAATCGGAATTGTGATCCTGGAAGACAAAGTAGATATAGGTGCCAATACCTGTGTAGACCGTGCTACAATGGGAGCTACCATCATACATAGTGGCGCTAAAATTGATAATCTTGTGCAGATTGCGCACAACGATGAAATTGGCTCACACACAGTTATGGCGGCTCAAGTTGGCATAGCAGGCTCTGCCAAAATCGGAGAATGGTGTATGTTTGGCGGTCAGGTAGGTATTGCCGGACATATCACAATCGGCGACCGGGTAAATCTGGGAGCACAATCAGGTATACCAAGCAGCATCAAAGCAGACAGCGTACTGATCGGGACTCCTCCTATGGAACCGAAAGCTTACTTCAAGGCTGCCGTTGTGACTAAGAATTTGCCGGATATGCAAAAAGAAATACGCAATCTGCGTAAAGAAGTAGAAGAATTAAAACAACTATTAAATAAGTAA
- a CDS encoding HD domain-containing protein produces the protein MPYERKIINDPVFGFINIPKGLLYDIVRHPLLQRLTRIKQVGLSSVVYPGAQHTRFQHSLGAFYLMSEAITQLTSKGNFIFDSEAEAVQAAILLHDIGHGPFSHVLEDTIVQGVSHEEISLMLMERMNKEMNGQLSLAIQIFKDEYPKRFLHQLVSGQLDMDRLDYLRRDSFYTGVTEGNIGSARIIKMLDVADDRLVIESKGIYSIENFLTARRLMYWQVYLHKTSVAYERMLISTLLRAKELASQGVELFASPALHFFLYNDINHTEFHNNPDCLENFIQLDDNDIWTALKVWSNHPDKVLSTLSLGMINRNIFKVENSAEPIGEDRIKELTLQISQQLGITLSEANYFVSTPSIEKNMYDPADDSIDIIYKDGTIKNIAEASDMLNISLLSKKVKKYYLCYQRLHR, from the coding sequence ATGCCTTACGAAAGAAAGATAATCAACGATCCGGTATTCGGATTCATTAATATCCCAAAGGGGTTACTGTACGATATTGTACGGCATCCCCTTTTGCAGCGTCTTACCCGCATCAAGCAAGTAGGACTCTCGTCAGTAGTATACCCCGGCGCACAACATACTCGTTTCCAGCACTCACTAGGTGCGTTCTATCTGATGAGCGAAGCTATCACCCAACTGACCTCCAAAGGTAACTTTATATTTGACAGCGAAGCTGAAGCCGTACAAGCGGCTATCTTACTGCATGACATCGGACATGGTCCTTTTTCGCATGTGCTTGAAGATACGATTGTACAAGGAGTTTCTCACGAAGAAATCTCCCTTATGCTGATGGAACGAATGAATAAAGAAATGAACGGGCAACTTAGTCTTGCCATACAGATCTTTAAGGACGAATATCCGAAACGGTTTCTGCATCAGCTCGTCAGTGGTCAATTGGATATGGACCGCCTCGATTATCTTCGTCGTGACAGTTTCTATACCGGTGTTACAGAAGGGAATATCGGTTCTGCCCGCATCATCAAGATGCTTGATGTGGCCGACGACCGTCTCGTAATTGAATCCAAAGGTATCTACTCTATCGAAAATTTCCTGACAGCACGTCGCCTCATGTATTGGCAGGTATATTTGCACAAGACATCGGTAGCCTATGAACGAATGCTTATCAGCACGTTGCTTCGTGCCAAAGAACTAGCATCACAGGGAGTAGAACTGTTTGCTTCGCCGGCCTTACATTTCTTTCTATATAATGACATTAATCATACGGAGTTCCATAACAATCCCGATTGTCTGGAAAATTTCATCCAATTGGATGACAATGATATCTGGACTGCCTTGAAAGTATGGAGCAACCATCCGGATAAAGTTCTTTCCACACTTAGTCTGGGCATGATTAACCGAAATATCTTTAAAGTGGAAAATTCTGCCGAACCTATTGGTGAGGACAGAATAAAAGAGTTAACTTTGCAAATCAGCCAGCAACTAGGCATAACCCTTTCCGAAGCGAACTATTTTGTCTCTACCCCCAGCATCGAAAAGAATATGTACGACCCGGCAGATGACAGTATTGATATTATCTACAAAGACGGCACTATCAAAAATATTGCCGAAGCATCGGACATGCTAAACATCTCATTATTGTCCAAAAAGGTAAAGAAATACTATCTCTGCTACCAGCGATTGCATAGATAA
- the pyrF gene encoding orotidine-5'-phosphate decarboxylase, whose translation MNKQQLFENIKRKKSFLCVGLDTDIKKIPEHLLKEEDPIFAFNKAIIDATADLCIAYKPNLAFYESMGVKGWIAFEKTVKYIKENYPDQFIIADAKRGDIGNTSAMYARTFFEELEIDSVTVAPYMGEDSVTPFLTYEGKWVILLALTSNKGSHDFQLTEDANGERLFEKVLRKSQEWANDERMMYVVGATQGRAFEDIRKIVPNHFLLVPGVGAQGGSLEEVCKYGMNSTCGLIVNSSRGIIYVDKTEKFAEAARLAAQEVQVQMAEQLKAIL comes from the coding sequence ATGAATAAACAACAGCTATTTGAAAACATAAAACGCAAGAAATCATTCCTTTGCGTAGGGCTTGATACCGACATCAAGAAGATTCCCGAACACCTGTTGAAAGAAGAAGATCCGATCTTCGCATTCAACAAAGCGATTATCGACGCAACAGCCGATCTGTGTATCGCTTACAAACCTAATCTCGCTTTTTACGAAAGTATGGGCGTGAAGGGCTGGATCGCATTTGAGAAAACAGTAAAATACATCAAGGAAAACTATCCCGACCAGTTTATTATTGCCGACGCCAAACGTGGCGACATCGGAAACACTTCTGCCATGTATGCCCGTACTTTCTTCGAAGAGCTGGAGATAGATTCCGTCACTGTAGCTCCTTATATGGGTGAAGACAGCGTAACTCCGTTCCTTACTTACGAAGGCAAATGGGTGATCTTACTGGCACTGACTTCTAATAAAGGTTCCCACGACTTCCAGTTGACAGAAGATGCAAACGGCGAACGTCTTTTCGAAAAAGTACTACGCAAATCGCAGGAATGGGCAAATGACGAACGTATGATGTACGTAGTCGGCGCTACTCAAGGACGTGCTTTTGAAGATATTCGTAAGATTGTTCCCAACCACTTCCTGCTCGTTCCCGGTGTCGGAGCGCAAGGCGGTTCGCTCGAAGAAGTTTGCAAATATGGAATGAACAGTACCTGTGGCCTGATTGTTAACTCTTCCCGTGGAATCATCTACGTTGATAAAACAGAAAAGTTTGCCGAAGCTGCAAGGCTTGCCGCCCAAGAAGTACAGGTGCAAATGGCAGAGCAACTGAAAGCGATTCTTTAA
- the prfA gene encoding peptide chain release factor 1 codes for MADNSTILEKLDGLVARFEEISTLITDPAVIADQKRYVKLTKEYKDLDDLMKARKEYIQLLGNIEEAKNILSNESDADMREMAKEEMDNSQERLPALEEEIKLMLVPADPQDSKNAILEIRGGAGGDEAAIFAGDLFRMYAKFCETKGWKMEVSNANEGTAGGYKEIVCSVTGDNVYGILKYESGVHRVQRVPATETQGRVHTSAASVAVLPEAEEFDVVINEGEIKWDTFRSGGAGGQNVNKVESGVRLRYIWKNPNTGVAEEILIECTETRDQPKNKERALARLRTFIYDKEHQKYIDDIASKRKTMVSTGDRSAKIRTYNYPQGRITDHRINYTIYNLAAFMDGDIQDCIDHLIVAENAERLKESEL; via the coding sequence ATGGCAGATAACAGTACCATATTAGAAAAACTAGACGGACTTGTAGCCCGTTTTGAAGAAATATCTACCCTCATCACCGACCCGGCAGTAATTGCCGACCAGAAACGTTATGTCAAACTGACCAAAGAATACAAGGATCTGGATGACTTGATGAAAGCCCGCAAAGAATATATCCAACTGTTAGGCAACATCGAGGAAGCCAAAAACATCCTTTCGAATGAGTCGGACGCTGACATGCGTGAAATGGCAAAAGAGGAGATGGACAACAGTCAGGAACGTCTTCCGGCATTAGAAGAAGAAATCAAACTAATGCTCGTTCCTGCCGATCCGCAAGACAGCAAGAACGCCATCCTCGAAATCCGTGGTGGTGCAGGAGGAGACGAAGCCGCAATCTTTGCCGGCGACCTTTTCCGTATGTATGCCAAGTTCTGTGAAACCAAAGGCTGGAAAATGGAAGTATCCAATGCAAATGAAGGAACAGCCGGAGGATACAAAGAAATTGTTTGCAGCGTCACAGGAGATAATGTCTACGGAATATTGAAATATGAATCGGGTGTACACCGCGTACAACGTGTTCCTGCCACAGAGACACAAGGACGTGTGCATACTTCCGCCGCTTCGGTGGCCGTACTCCCCGAAGCCGAAGAATTTGACGTAGTCATCAATGAAGGAGAAATCAAATGGGATACCTTCCGAAGTGGCGGTGCAGGCGGACAGAACGTTAATAAGGTAGAATCCGGTGTACGCTTGCGTTATATCTGGAAGAACCCGAATACAGGCGTTGCAGAAGAAATCCTGATTGAATGTACAGAAACCCGTGACCAACCGAAGAACAAGGAACGCGCCCTGGCACGACTCCGTACCTTTATCTACGACAAGGAACATCAGAAGTACATAGACGACATAGCTTCCAAACGTAAGACAATGGTATCTACCGGCGACCGCTCGGCTAAAATCCGGACATACAACTACCCTCAAGGACGTATCACCGATCATCGTATCAACTATACCATCTATAATCTTGCCGCTTTTATGGACGGAGATATTCAAGATTGTATCGATCACCTGATCGTGGCAGAAAATGCGGAACGCCTGAAAGAAAGTGAACTCTAA
- a CDS encoding AIR synthase related protein, whose translation MSNQRYMMRGVSASKEDVHNAIKNIDKGIFPKAFCKIIPDILGGDPEYCNIMHADGAGTKSSLAYMYWKETGDLSVWKGIAQDALIMNIDDLLCVGAVDNILVSSTIGRNKLLIPGEVISAIINGTDELLAELREMGVGVYATGGETADVGDLVRTIIVDSTVTCRMKRSDVINNANIRPGDVIVGLASYGQATYEKEYNGGMGSNGLTSARHDVFGKYLAEKYPESYDAAVPEELVYSGGLKLTDTVEDSPIDAGKLVLSPTRTYAPVVKKLLDTLRPEIHGMVHCSGGAQTKVLHFVENVRVVKDNLFPVPPLFKTIQEQSGTDWAEMYKVFNMGHRLEVYLSPEHAEEVIAISESFGIPAQIVGRIEACDQTELIIKSEFGEFRY comes from the coding sequence ATGAGTAATCAACGATACATGATGCGGGGCGTAAGCGCATCAAAAGAAGATGTGCACAACGCCATCAAGAACATCGACAAAGGAATTTTCCCAAAAGCATTCTGCAAAATTATTCCCGATATACTGGGTGGGGACCCGGAATATTGCAACATCATGCACGCCGACGGCGCCGGAACCAAATCTTCCCTTGCTTATATGTACTGGAAAGAAACAGGCGATTTGTCTGTGTGGAAAGGTATTGCACAGGACGCATTGATTATGAATATCGACGACCTTCTTTGTGTAGGCGCTGTAGACAATATCCTCGTTTCTTCAACTATCGGACGCAATAAACTGTTGATTCCCGGCGAAGTAATCTCCGCTATCATCAACGGAACAGACGAATTGCTGGCTGAACTCCGTGAAATGGGTGTAGGTGTATATGCTACCGGTGGCGAGACTGCTGATGTCGGCGACTTGGTTCGTACTATTATCGTAGACTCTACCGTAACCTGCCGCATGAAACGCTCGGACGTTATTAACAATGCCAATATCCGTCCGGGAGATGTCATTGTAGGCCTTGCTTCTTACGGACAGGCTACCTATGAAAAAGAATATAACGGAGGTATGGGCAGCAACGGTCTGACAAGTGCCCGCCACGACGTTTTCGGCAAATACCTCGCAGAGAAATATCCGGAAAGCTATGATGCCGCCGTACCTGAAGAACTGGTTTACTCCGGAGGATTAAAACTGACAGATACTGTAGAGGATTCTCCAATTGACGCAGGTAAACTGGTACTCTCTCCTACCCGCACCTATGCTCCGGTAGTGAAAAAGCTACTTGACACCTTACGTCCGGAAATCCACGGTATGGTTCATTGCTCCGGTGGTGCGCAAACCAAAGTGCTGCATTTCGTAGAAAATGTCCGTGTAGTAAAAGACAATCTTTTCCCTGTTCCTCCTCTGTTCAAGACTATTCAGGAACAAAGCGGTACAGACTGGGCGGAAATGTACAAGGTATTCAATATGGGACACCGTCTTGAAGTTTACCTGTCACCGGAACATGCAGAAGAAGTGATCGCTATTTCCGAATCATTCGGCATTCCTGCACAGATAGTAGGACGTATCGAAGCGTGTGACCAGACTGAATTAATCATTAAAAGCGAGTTCGGAGAATTCAGATACTAA
- a CDS encoding LemA family protein yields the protein MKKSIIIILAVVAILVIWVVSVYNGLVTMDENVSGQWANVETQYQRRADLIPNLVNTVKGYASHEKETLEGVVEARSKATQIKVDAEGLTPEKLAEYQKAQGAVTSALGKLLAITENYPDLKANQNFLELQAQLEGTENRINVARKNFNDAAQSYNTNIRRFPKNIFAGMFGFDKKAYFEAEEGSEKAPKVEF from the coding sequence ATGAAAAAGTCAATTATCATCATTTTAGCCGTTGTGGCTATCCTTGTCATATGGGTAGTCAGTGTATATAACGGTCTTGTCACCATGGATGAGAATGTTAGCGGACAATGGGCCAATGTAGAAACCCAATACCAACGTCGCGCAGACCTGATACCCAATCTTGTAAACACCGTAAAGGGATATGCTTCTCATGAAAAAGAGACATTGGAAGGAGTGGTAGAAGCACGTAGCAAAGCCACACAGATCAAAGTGGATGCCGAAGGTCTGACTCCGGAAAAGCTGGCAGAATATCAAAAAGCACAGGGTGCTGTAACGTCTGCACTTGGCAAATTATTGGCTATCACAGAGAATTATCCTGACTTGAAAGCCAATCAGAATTTCCTTGAATTACAGGCACAGCTGGAAGGTACCGAAAACCGTATCAATGTAGCCCGTAAAAACTTCAATGATGCGGCACAATCGTACAACACCAATATCCGCCGTTTCCCGAAAAACATATTTGCAGGGATGTTCGGATTCGACAAGAAAGCATACTTTGAAGCGGAAGAAGGAAGCGAAAAAGCTCCGAAAGTAGAGTTCTAA
- a CDS encoding TPM domain-containing protein, protein MKSILTLILATFLLIPLQAQEKVYTVDNLPKVHLQNKMQYVCNPAGILSQAACDTIDTMLHALEQQTGIETVVAIVPSIGDMECFDFCHQLLNQWGVGKKGKDNGLVILLVTDQRCIQFYTGYGLEGVLPDAICKRIQTKYMIPYLKDGNWNEGMVAGIRATCQRLDGSMENESLSESNNESMDFIFAVILFAVIGVGIAFFAARNQSRCPKCGKHALQRTGSRLVSRVNGVKTEDVTYTCKNCGNTIIRRQQSYDSDYHNRGGGGGGPFIGGFGGSGGGFSGGSFGGGMGGGGGAGSRF, encoded by the coding sequence ATGAAATCAATATTGACGCTTATACTTGCTACTTTTCTACTGATTCCACTGCAAGCCCAAGAAAAGGTATATACGGTAGACAACTTGCCAAAAGTACATCTGCAAAATAAAATGCAGTATGTATGCAATCCGGCAGGGATACTTTCGCAAGCTGCTTGTGACACAATAGACACTATGCTCCACGCTCTGGAACAACAGACGGGGATTGAAACGGTAGTTGCCATAGTTCCTTCGATTGGTGATATGGAGTGTTTTGATTTTTGCCATCAGCTGCTCAATCAATGGGGAGTAGGCAAGAAAGGAAAAGATAACGGACTCGTTATCCTGTTAGTCACCGACCAACGCTGCATCCAGTTTTACACCGGATACGGTTTGGAAGGGGTACTTCCCGATGCAATATGCAAACGTATCCAGACTAAGTACATGATTCCATATCTGAAAGACGGCAACTGGAATGAAGGAATGGTAGCCGGAATCCGGGCGACTTGCCAGCGACTTGACGGATCAATGGAAAATGAATCGCTTTCTGAATCGAATAATGAATCGATGGATTTCATTTTCGCTGTTATCCTGTTCGCTGTAATCGGTGTAGGGATAGCGTTCTTTGCCGCAAGAAATCAGAGCCGTTGCCCCAAATGCGGGAAACATGCCCTGCAAAGAACCGGAAGCAGACTTGTATCACGTGTCAATGGGGTAAAGACGGAAGATGTCACCTATACTTGCAAGAACTGCGGAAATACAATCATACGTCGTCAGCAAAGCTACGATAGCGACTATCACAACAGAGGGGGTGGCGGAGGCGGTCCGTTCATCGGCGGATTCGGAGGCAGTGGCGGAGGCTTTAGCGGAGGCAGCTTCGGTGGAGGAATGGGAGGCGGCGGTGGAGCCGGTTCACGATTCTGA
- a CDS encoding alpha/beta hydrolase, translated as MKKRAVYSIIIIMLVLTSCTIGGSFYMLNFSLTPNAKILSKDADSYPYMYRNYPFLRPWVDSLKQVNALKDTFIINPQGIQLHAFYITAPAPTSKTAVIVHGYTDNAIRMFMIGYLYNRDLGYNILLPDLQHQGESEGRAIQMGWKDRIDVLQWMNIANEIFGDSTQMVVHGISMGGATTMMVSGEKQQPYVKCFVEDCGYTSVWDEFSHELKSSFHLPAFPLMYTTSWLCEKKYGWNFKEASSLKQVEKCELPMLFIHGDKDTYVPTWMVYPLYEAKPEPKELWIVPGAAHALSYKENKQEYTDKVRDFVGRYIH; from the coding sequence ATGAAGAAAAGAGCAGTCTACAGCATTATTATTATCATGCTGGTACTTACCAGTTGCACAATCGGCGGGAGTTTTTATATGTTGAACTTCTCCTTGACGCCGAATGCCAAAATATTGTCTAAAGACGCCGATTCATATCCCTATATGTACAGAAACTATCCTTTCCTGCGTCCGTGGGTGGATAGCCTGAAACAAGTGAATGCTCTGAAGGATACATTCATTATCAATCCGCAAGGCATACAGTTACACGCTTTTTACATCACCGCACCTGCTCCAACCAGTAAAACGGCGGTAATCGTTCATGGATACACCGACAATGCTATCCGTATGTTCATGATCGGCTATCTGTATAATCGTGATCTGGGATATAATATCCTGCTTCCCGACTTGCAACATCAGGGAGAGAGCGAAGGACGAGCCATCCAAATGGGATGGAAAGACAGGATCGATGTTTTGCAATGGATGAACATTGCAAATGAAATCTTTGGAGACAGTACTCAAATGGTAGTACATGGTATCTCAATGGGAGGTGCCACCACAATGATGGTATCCGGCGAAAAGCAGCAACCTTATGTGAAATGTTTTGTAGAGGATTGCGGCTACACCAGTGTATGGGATGAATTTTCGCACGAACTCAAATCTTCCTTCCACCTGCCTGCTTTCCCGTTAATGTACACTACAAGCTGGTTATGCGAGAAAAAATACGGATGGAACTTCAAAGAAGCTTCCTCGCTAAAGCAGGTAGAGAAATGTGAGCTGCCCATGCTGTTTATTCATGGAGACAAAGATACATATGTCCCCACATGGATGGTTTATCCGCTCTATGAAGCAAAGCCGGAACCCAAAGAACTCTGGATCGTACCGGGAGCAGCCCATGCCCTCTCGTACAAAGAGAATAAACAGGAATACACCGACAAAGTACGGGATTTCGTCGGGCGGTATATTCATTAA
- a CDS encoding shikimate dehydrogenase family protein has translation MEKYGLIGYPLRHSFSIGYFNEKFRSEGINAEYVNFEIPNINDFMEVIEENPNLCGLNVTIPYKEQVIPFLNELDRDTAKIGAVNVIKIIRQPKGKVKLVGYNSDIIGFTQSIQPLLQPQHKKALILGTGGASKAVYHGLKNLGIESVFVSRTHKTDDMLTYEELTPEIMEEYTVIVNCTPVGMYPKVDFCPNIPYELLTPNHLLYDLLYNPNVTLFMKKGEAQGAVTKNGLEMLLLQAFAAWEIWHR, from the coding sequence ATGGAAAAATACGGTTTAATCGGCTACCCCTTGCGACATTCGTTTTCAATCGGCTACTTTAACGAAAAGTTTAGGTCCGAAGGCATCAATGCGGAATATGTGAATTTCGAGATTCCCAATATCAATGATTTTATGGAAGTTATTGAAGAGAATCCCAACTTGTGCGGGCTCAATGTCACCATCCCCTACAAAGAGCAAGTGATTCCTTTTCTGAACGAACTCGATCGGGATACAGCTAAAATTGGCGCTGTAAACGTCATTAAGATTATCCGCCAACCGAAAGGAAAAGTAAAACTGGTCGGCTACAATTCCGACATCATCGGTTTTACACAATCTATTCAGCCGCTGCTACAACCTCAGCACAAAAAAGCACTGATCCTCGGCACCGGAGGTGCTTCCAAAGCTGTTTATCACGGACTCAAGAATCTGGGTATCGAAAGCGTGTTTGTATCGCGGACACACAAGACCGACGATATGCTGACTTACGAAGAACTGACTCCGGAAATCATGGAGGAATACACCGTAATCGTCAACTGTACTCCGGTAGGAATGTACCCCAAAGTAGATTTCTGCCCCAACATTCCTTACGAACTGCTCACTCCAAACCATTTGCTTTACGATTTGTTATATAATCCGAACGTCACTCTTTTCATGAAAAAGGGAGAAGCACAAGGTGCTGTTACGAAAAACGGTTTGGAAATGCTACTTTTACAGGCATTTGCCGCTTGGGAAATATGGCACCGATAA